One genomic window of Hymenobacter sp. J193 includes the following:
- a CDS encoding IS1182 family transposase, producing MQGKKPFLDKEVTHFRLSERVPRHNLYRRLAELVDWSFLYDETRTLYSHTGQPSLDPVVFFKLVLVGRLENLVSDRRLVEHCALRLDILLFLGYEVDEELPWHSTVSRTRQLFPAAVFERLFDHVFAQCVARGLVAGDTQAVDSAPVKANASLETVLEKRTTGVKSPFLATDEAATAPAASVVTAPAHQLRNLAAHQARLATHSSVPGAQHEKARLLSNKTHYSPTDPDARISIKPGKARALNYLCSLAVDTAKGVISHVQADFADSRDSLHLPRLLTGLQQRLRSQQLRMQELLADAGYANGTNYALLEAQQVTAWIPVFGRYKAAIEGFTYRASTDDYTCAAGKVLSFRKYDTSADGTGLKIYWATCSDCQQCPLKPTCVPGAKRKQLTRTLYDEPYRRAWQRQQSRRGQHMRRVRQGTVEPVFGNLLHHYGLRRMNVRGQAGAHKTMLLTAVAYNLKKLLKYRPNRQVSLTMALPQPLLAAARR from the coding sequence ATGCAAGGCAAGAAGCCGTTTCTCGACAAAGAGGTGACCCACTTTCGGCTCAGTGAGCGGGTGCCGCGCCATAATCTGTACCGCCGGCTGGCCGAGCTCGTCGACTGGTCGTTTCTCTACGACGAGACCCGGACGCTGTACAGCCACACAGGCCAGCCCTCTTTGGACCCGGTCGTGTTCTTCAAGCTCGTGCTGGTGGGCCGGCTGGAAAACCTGGTCAGCGACCGCCGCCTGGTCGAACACTGCGCCCTGCGGCTCGACATCTTGTTGTTTCTGGGCTACGAGGTGGACGAGGAATTGCCCTGGCATTCCACGGTGAGCCGCACGCGGCAGCTCTTTCCGGCCGCGGTCTTCGAGCGCCTGTTCGACCACGTCTTTGCCCAGTGCGTGGCCCGGGGCCTGGTCGCCGGCGACACGCAGGCCGTCGACTCGGCGCCCGTCAAGGCCAATGCTTCCTTGGAAACGGTGCTGGAAAAGAGGACAACGGGTGTCAAAAGTCCCTTTCTGGCCACGGACGAGGCGGCTACCGCGCCGGCTGCGTCCGTGGTGACGGCTCCGGCCCACCAGCTGCGCAACCTGGCCGCTCACCAGGCCCGGCTCGCCACCCACTCCAGCGTACCCGGCGCGCAGCACGAAAAAGCCCGCTTGCTCAGCAACAAGACCCACTACAGCCCCACCGACCCCGACGCGCGCATCTCCATCAAGCCCGGCAAAGCCCGGGCCCTGAACTACCTCTGCAGCCTGGCCGTGGACACGGCTAAGGGCGTGATCAGCCACGTGCAGGCCGATTTCGCCGATAGTCGCGACAGCCTGCACCTACCCCGCTTACTCACCGGCCTGCAGCAACGGTTACGGTCCCAGCAGCTGCGCATGCAGGAGCTGCTGGCCGATGCGGGCTACGCCAACGGCACCAACTACGCCCTGCTCGAAGCCCAGCAGGTGACGGCCTGGATCCCGGTTTTTGGCCGCTATAAGGCCGCTATCGAGGGCTTTACCTACCGGGCCTCAACCGATGACTACACCTGTGCCGCCGGCAAGGTCCTCTCGTTTCGTAAGTACGACACCTCGGCTGACGGCACCGGGCTGAAGATCTACTGGGCCACCTGCTCGGACTGCCAGCAGTGCCCGCTCAAGCCCACCTGCGTGCCCGGGGCCAAGCGCAAGCAGCTCACCCGCACGCTCTACGACGAGCCGTACCGCCGGGCCTGGCAGCGCCAGCAAAGCCGCCGGGGCCAACACATGCGCCGGGTGCGCCAGGGCACGGTGGAGCCCGTCTTCGGGAATCTGCTCCATCACTACGGCCTACGCCGGATGAACGTGCGCGGCCAGGCCGGAGCCCACAAGACGATGCTGCTCACGGCCGTAGCCTACAACCTGAAAAAGCTGCTTAAGTACCGGCCCAACCGGCAAGTGAGCCTGACCATGGCCCTGCCACAGCCATTACTGGCCGCTGCCAGGCGCTAG
- a CDS encoding 2,3,4,5-tetrahydropyridine-2,6-dicarboxylate N-succinyltransferase gives MTNLQATIEAAWNDRSLLQQSATVEAINTTIEELDKGRLRVAEPRGDDWQVNDWVKKAVILYFPIRQMETLEVGPFEFRDKMLLKTDYAGQGVRVVPPAVARYGAYLASGVILMPSYVNIGAWVGEGTMVDTWATVGSCAQIGAGVHLSGGVGIGGVLEPVQAAPVIIEDGAFIGSRSILVEGCRVGREAVIGAGVTITGSTKIIDVTGAEPKEYKGYVPARSVVIPGSYAKQFAAGEYHVPCALIIGQRKPSTDLKTSLNDALRDFGVSV, from the coding sequence ATGACCAACCTGCAAGCCACCATAGAAGCTGCCTGGAACGACCGGAGCCTGCTCCAGCAATCCGCTACCGTTGAGGCCATCAACACCACCATCGAGGAGCTGGACAAGGGCCGCCTGCGCGTAGCCGAGCCCCGCGGCGATGACTGGCAGGTAAACGACTGGGTAAAGAAAGCCGTCATCCTTTACTTTCCCATCCGCCAGATGGAAACCCTGGAAGTAGGCCCCTTCGAGTTCCGCGACAAAATGCTGCTCAAGACCGACTACGCCGGTCAGGGAGTGCGCGTGGTGCCGCCCGCTGTGGCCCGCTACGGGGCCTACCTGGCCTCCGGCGTCATTCTGATGCCCAGCTACGTGAACATTGGCGCCTGGGTAGGCGAGGGCACGATGGTGGACACCTGGGCCACCGTGGGCTCCTGCGCTCAAATTGGGGCCGGTGTGCACCTAAGCGGGGGCGTAGGCATCGGGGGCGTGCTGGAGCCGGTGCAGGCCGCGCCGGTTATCATTGAGGATGGAGCTTTTATCGGTTCGCGCAGCATTCTGGTAGAGGGCTGCCGCGTGGGCCGTGAGGCCGTTATCGGGGCGGGCGTAACCATCACGGGCAGTACCAAAATTATCGACGTGACGGGTGCAGAGCCTAAGGAGTACAAAGGCTACGTGCCGGCCCGCTCCGTGGTCATTCCGGGCTCCTACGCCAAGCAGTTTGCGGCCGGCGAGTACCACGTGCCCTGCGCCCTCATCATCGGCCAGCGCAAGCCCAGCACGGATTTGAAAACCAGCCTGAATGACGCGCTCAGAGACTTCGGGGTAAGTGTTTAG
- a CDS encoding glycosyltransferase, which translates to MQPPRTILLASVLKPLDDTRMYEKFGRTLARLPQVQVHVAGRQAPAPQPKPANLHTHSLLAGSRLSWARLRAQGRYWQLLRRLRPGLVVVHAPELLPLTLLWHWLGKERRFVYDVQENFALNIRTQHVYPAAVRGLLATAVRGLETLAATAAEKVILAEESYAEELPFATPARTLILENKYQPPGPELLRSTPVHLAPNQPLELLYSGTISELNGVLAAVEFARALRLVWPGTRLTIIGFCQHPALLTQLQALAAESGGAVELVGGAEPVPHGRIIQAIRRSHLGLLPYREHPSFWRCVPTKLFEYLAHALPVLIPRNPLWQQFIAQHQAGLAVDFADTSSATIEQVKNDLLRHAFYSQGVPAEVFWHSEEQKLLALLDSIR; encoded by the coding sequence ATGCAGCCACCCCGCACGATTTTGCTGGCCTCCGTGCTCAAGCCGCTGGACGATACGCGCATGTACGAGAAGTTTGGTCGCACCCTGGCCCGGCTTCCCCAGGTGCAGGTGCACGTAGCCGGCCGTCAGGCTCCGGCACCGCAACCCAAGCCAGCCAATCTACATACGCACAGTCTGCTGGCCGGCTCCCGTCTGAGTTGGGCGCGGCTGCGGGCGCAGGGGCGCTACTGGCAGCTGCTGCGGCGCCTGCGGCCGGGGCTGGTGGTAGTGCACGCGCCGGAGCTGCTGCCGCTCACGCTGCTGTGGCACTGGCTGGGCAAGGAGCGGCGCTTTGTGTATGATGTGCAGGAGAATTTTGCCCTCAACATCCGCACCCAGCACGTGTACCCAGCCGCGGTACGCGGGCTACTGGCCACCGCCGTGCGGGGGCTGGAAACCCTGGCCGCCACTGCTGCCGAAAAGGTGATTCTGGCGGAGGAAAGCTACGCCGAAGAGCTGCCTTTCGCTACCCCGGCCCGTACCCTCATTCTGGAAAACAAGTACCAGCCCCCCGGCCCCGAGTTGCTGCGCTCTACGCCTGTACATCTGGCGCCGAACCAGCCGCTGGAGCTGCTGTACTCCGGCACTATCTCGGAGCTGAACGGGGTGCTGGCAGCCGTGGAATTTGCGCGGGCCCTGCGGCTGGTTTGGCCGGGCACCCGGCTCACCATCATCGGGTTTTGCCAGCACCCGGCCTTGCTGACCCAGCTGCAGGCGCTGGCCGCCGAATCGGGCGGGGCGGTGGAGCTGGTGGGCGGAGCCGAGCCGGTGCCGCACGGGCGCATTATCCAGGCCATCCGGCGCAGCCATTTGGGCCTGTTGCCCTACCGGGAGCATCCCAGTTTCTGGCGCTGCGTACCCACCAAGCTGTTTGAATACCTGGCCCACGCCCTGCCAGTACTCATCCCTCGTAATCCGCTCTGGCAGCAGTTCATTGCGCAGCATCAAGCCGGACTGGCAGTAGATTTCGCTGACACTTCATCGGCTACTATTGAGCAGGTGAAAAATGACCTGCTGCGGCACGCTTTCTATTCCCAGGGTGTTCCGGCGGAAGTTTTTTGGCACAGCGAAGAGCAAAAGCTTTTGGCGCTACTGGATTCTATCCGGTAA
- a CDS encoding 3-oxoacyl-ACP synthase III family protein, producing MSTLHRSEIAGVGHYVPDRVVPNADLEQLMETTDAWIQERTGIRERRWFEEGKDTTANMGANAARKALEMAGLQPDDVQLIVFATLSPDYLFPGSGVLLQRELGIKAHIPAFDVRNQCSGFIYALSMADQFIKTGMYETALVVGSEIHSSGLDKSTRGRAVSVIFGDGAGAVLLRRSTDENRGILSTHLHSQGEFAEELITREPGSNRDNRVQVVLDKPEDMYPYMNGQQVFKHAVTRFPEVIKEALDQNGYQAQDIDMLIPHQANLRITQYVGQKLGLSEDKVFSNIQRYGNTTAASVPIALSEAVQEGRIKRGDLVCLAAFGSGFTWASALVKW from the coding sequence ATGTCTACTCTTCACCGCAGCGAAATTGCCGGCGTCGGCCATTATGTGCCCGACCGCGTAGTGCCCAACGCCGACCTCGAACAGCTCATGGAAACCACCGACGCGTGGATTCAGGAACGCACCGGCATCCGGGAGCGGCGCTGGTTTGAGGAAGGCAAGGACACCACGGCCAATATGGGCGCCAACGCGGCCCGCAAGGCTCTGGAAATGGCCGGCCTGCAGCCCGACGATGTTCAGCTTATCGTTTTCGCCACGCTCTCCCCCGATTACCTGTTCCCCGGCTCCGGGGTTCTGCTGCAGCGCGAGTTGGGCATCAAGGCGCATATTCCGGCCTTCGACGTGCGTAACCAGTGCTCGGGCTTTATCTACGCGCTGAGCATGGCCGATCAGTTCATCAAAACCGGCATGTACGAAACGGCGCTGGTGGTGGGCTCCGAAATTCACTCCTCGGGGCTCGATAAAAGCACCCGTGGCCGGGCCGTATCGGTTATTTTCGGGGATGGCGCCGGGGCCGTGCTTTTGCGCCGCAGCACCGACGAAAACCGCGGTATCCTGAGCACGCACCTGCACTCCCAGGGCGAGTTTGCCGAGGAGCTGATTACCCGGGAGCCGGGCTCCAACCGCGACAACCGCGTGCAGGTTGTGCTCGACAAGCCCGAGGACATGTACCCGTACATGAACGGCCAGCAGGTGTTCAAGCACGCCGTTACGCGCTTTCCCGAGGTTATCAAGGAAGCCCTCGACCAGAACGGCTACCAGGCCCAGGACATCGACATGCTGATTCCGCACCAAGCCAACCTGCGCATCACCCAGTACGTGGGCCAGAAGCTGGGCTTGAGCGAAGACAAGGTGTTCAGCAACATTCAGCGCTACGGCAACACCACGGCCGCCTCCGTTCCCATTGCCTTGAGCGAAGCCGTGCAGGAAGGCCGCATCAAGCGCGGCGACCTGGTGTGCCTGGCCGCCTTCGGCTCCGGCTTCACATGGGCTTCGGCGCTGGTGAAGTGGTAG
- a CDS encoding metal-dependent transcriptional regulator, whose protein sequence is MPSYTEENYLKAIYKLAETTPGADVTTNSISEVLQTRPASVTDMLRRLSEKGLLNYQRYRGVSLTPEGRRVALLTIRKHRLWEVFLVQQLGFTWDEVHEVAEELEHIQSPLLVQRLDEFLGFPQTDPHGDPIPAADGSVHRTRHRLVADLALGEAGTVVAVRNTAVPFLQYLDKVGLRLGSRLEVLDKTEFDNSLEVNIDNSRRQHISAEVSRNLFVSL, encoded by the coding sequence ATGCCCAGCTACACCGAGGAGAACTACCTGAAAGCCATTTACAAGCTGGCGGAAACCACGCCGGGCGCCGACGTGACGACCAACAGCATCTCGGAGGTGCTGCAGACACGGCCTGCCTCGGTGACGGATATGTTGCGGCGGCTAAGTGAGAAAGGCCTGCTCAACTACCAGCGCTACCGGGGCGTGTCGCTCACGCCGGAGGGCCGGCGGGTGGCCTTGCTCACTATCCGCAAGCATAGGCTCTGGGAAGTGTTTCTGGTGCAGCAGCTGGGCTTCACCTGGGACGAGGTGCATGAGGTGGCCGAGGAGCTGGAGCACATCCAGTCGCCGCTCCTGGTGCAGCGCCTCGATGAGTTTCTGGGCTTTCCGCAGACCGACCCCCACGGAGACCCTATCCCGGCCGCCGACGGCTCCGTTCACCGCACCCGCCACCGCCTCGTGGCCGACCTTGCCCTGGGCGAAGCCGGCACCGTGGTGGCCGTGCGCAACACCGCCGTACCCTTCCTGCAGTACCTCGACAAGGTAGGATTACGGCTGGGCTCCCGACTTGAAGTACTGGATAAGACCGAGTTTGATAACTCTCTGGAAGTCAACATCGACAACTCCCGCCGCCAGCATATTTCTGCCGAGGTTTCCCGCAACCTGTTCGTCTCGCTTTAA
- the mnmE gene encoding tRNA uridine-5-carboxymethylaminomethyl(34) synthesis GTPase MnmE, producing MLPPALSDTIVALSTPPGAGAIAVLRLSGPQAIQLTDGLFAGKRLHEQPGHTLHYGTLRDEGRILDEVVVSLFRGPHSYTREDVVEISCHGSDYIVQQVLAALVRRGARLAEAGEFTKRAFLHGAFDLAQAEAVADLIAADSALSHQVAMQQMRGGFSRELKDLRARLVQFASLLELELDFGEEDVEFADRTGLTRLLQELQTVIRQLLRSFELGNVIKNGVTTVIAGKPNAGKSTLLNALLNEERAIVSAVPGTTRDFIEDEVSIEGIRFRFVDTAGLRETTDVVESIGVERTRQRVRQAALLLYLFDLTATTPAEVAAELAELNPEGRIPTLAVGNKFDQISTAEAAAFSQPDTLLISAATGQGLPELQQALLRHVRGSGLDRTGSATIVTNVRHARSLEASLEALDAVLLGLSTHHGTELLAADLRRALAYLGEITGEISTDDLLTSIFTQFCIGK from the coding sequence TTGCTGCCTCCCGCTCTTTCCGATACCATTGTGGCCTTGTCCACGCCGCCCGGCGCGGGCGCCATTGCGGTGCTGCGCCTCTCGGGTCCGCAGGCCATCCAGCTCACCGACGGCCTTTTCGCGGGCAAGCGCCTGCACGAGCAACCGGGCCATACCCTGCACTACGGCACCCTGCGCGACGAGGGCCGCATTCTGGATGAGGTGGTGGTTTCCCTGTTTCGGGGGCCGCACTCCTACACTCGGGAGGATGTGGTGGAAATCAGCTGCCACGGCTCCGACTACATTGTGCAGCAGGTGCTGGCCGCGCTGGTGCGCCGTGGGGCCCGCCTAGCCGAGGCCGGGGAGTTTACCAAGCGTGCCTTCCTGCACGGTGCCTTCGACCTGGCCCAGGCCGAGGCCGTAGCTGACCTTATTGCCGCCGACTCGGCCCTCTCGCACCAGGTGGCCATGCAGCAGATGCGCGGCGGCTTTTCCCGGGAGCTGAAGGACCTGCGTGCCCGGCTGGTGCAGTTTGCGTCGTTGCTGGAGCTGGAGCTGGATTTTGGGGAAGAAGACGTAGAATTTGCCGACCGCACCGGCCTCACCCGCCTGCTGCAGGAGCTGCAAACCGTCATCCGGCAGCTGCTGCGCTCCTTTGAGCTGGGCAACGTCATCAAAAACGGCGTAACGACTGTTATTGCCGGCAAGCCCAACGCGGGTAAATCAACCCTGCTGAACGCTTTGCTGAACGAGGAACGCGCCATCGTTTCGGCGGTGCCCGGCACAACCCGCGACTTTATCGAGGATGAAGTAAGCATCGAAGGCATCCGGTTTCGGTTTGTGGACACGGCTGGCCTGCGCGAAACCACCGACGTGGTGGAGTCCATTGGCGTGGAGCGTACCCGGCAGCGGGTGCGGCAGGCGGCGCTGCTTTTGTATCTGTTCGACCTGACGGCCACAACGCCCGCCGAAGTAGCCGCCGAGCTGGCCGAGCTAAACCCCGAGGGCCGCATTCCCACGCTGGCCGTGGGTAACAAGTTCGACCAGATAAGTACGGCGGAAGCAGCCGCTTTTTCCCAACCCGACACCCTGCTGATTTCGGCTGCCACCGGCCAGGGGCTGCCCGAACTGCAGCAGGCGCTGCTACGGCACGTACGCGGCTCAGGCCTCGACCGCACCGGCTCGGCTACCATCGTAACGAACGTGCGCCACGCCCGCAGCCTGGAAGCGTCCCTTGAAGCCCTGGACGCCGTACTACTGGGCCTGAGCACGCACCACGGCACGGAGTTGCTGGCCGCCGACCTGCGTCGCGCATTGGCTTACCTGGGCGAAATCACCGGCGAAATATCCACCGACGACTTGCTGACCAGCATCTTCACCCAGTTCTGTATCGGGAAATAG
- a CDS encoding citrate synthase yields the protein MAESAEIILDGKSYSFPVIEGTEHEKAIDIAKLRDQTGYITIDSGYKNTGATKSAITFLDGEEGILRYRGYPIEQLAEQSSFLEVAYLLIYGKLPTQAELDEFSNQITKHTLVHEDVRKIFDGFPSAAHPMAILSSLICALTAFYPESVSPDLSKENIDLNVIRLMAKLPTIAAWTYKNNMGHPLNYPRNDLDYAANFLYMMFSFPTEKYEINPVVVRAINKLLILHADHEQNCSTSTVRLVGSANASLYGSVSAGINALWGPLHGGANQEVVEMLEAIQRDGGDTSKFIAKAKDKNDPFRLMGFGHRVYKNFDPRAKIIKKAADEVLTALGISDPLLKIAQELEQAALTDPYFIERKLYPNVDFYSGIIYKAIGIPTEMFTVMFALGRLPGWIAQWKEMRENKEPIGRPRQVYTGELDRDYTPIEQR from the coding sequence ATGGCAGAGTCTGCTGAGATTATCCTTGATGGGAAATCGTACTCCTTCCCCGTCATCGAAGGCACCGAGCACGAAAAGGCAATTGATATTGCCAAGCTGCGCGACCAGACTGGTTATATAACCATCGACTCGGGCTACAAAAACACCGGCGCCACCAAAAGCGCCATCACCTTTCTTGACGGTGAAGAGGGCATTCTGCGCTACCGGGGCTACCCCATCGAGCAATTGGCCGAGCAGTCCAGCTTCCTGGAAGTGGCCTATCTGCTGATCTACGGCAAGCTGCCTACCCAGGCGGAGCTCGACGAGTTCAGCAACCAGATAACCAAGCACACGCTGGTGCACGAAGACGTGCGCAAGATTTTCGACGGTTTTCCCTCGGCAGCCCATCCCATGGCCATCCTGAGCAGCCTGATCTGCGCGCTTACCGCTTTCTACCCCGAAAGCGTGTCGCCGGATCTGAGCAAGGAGAACATTGACCTGAATGTGATTCGGCTGATGGCCAAGCTGCCCACCATTGCCGCCTGGACCTACAAAAACAACATGGGGCACCCGCTGAACTACCCGCGGAACGACCTCGACTATGCCGCCAACTTCCTGTACATGATGTTCAGCTTCCCCACGGAGAAGTACGAAATCAACCCGGTAGTCGTGCGCGCCATCAACAAGCTGCTTATCCTGCACGCCGACCACGAGCAGAACTGCTCTACCTCCACGGTGCGCTTGGTAGGCTCGGCCAATGCCTCGCTTTATGGTTCGGTTTCGGCCGGCATCAACGCCCTGTGGGGCCCGCTGCACGGCGGTGCCAACCAGGAAGTGGTTGAAATGCTGGAAGCCATCCAGCGCGACGGTGGCGACACGAGCAAGTTCATTGCAAAAGCCAAGGACAAGAACGACCCGTTCCGTTTGATGGGCTTCGGTCACCGTGTGTACAAGAACTTCGACCCGCGCGCCAAAATCATCAAAAAAGCCGCCGACGAAGTACTGACCGCCCTAGGCATCAGTGACCCGCTGCTGAAGATTGCACAGGAGCTGGAGCAAGCTGCCCTTACTGATCCGTATTTCATTGAGCGCAAGCTGTATCCGAACGTTGACTTCTACTCCGGCATCATCTACAAAGCCATCGGCATTCCCACCGAAATGTTTACGGTGATGTTTGCCCTGGGCCGCCTGCCCGGATGGATTGCCCAGTGGAAAGAAATGCGCGAAAACAAGGAGCCTATCGGTCGCCCACGCCAGGTGTACACCGGCGAGCTGGACCGCGACTATACGCCCATTGAGCAGCGCTAA